Genomic window (Candidatus Microthrix parvicella Bio17-1):
CGCGCACCAGGCGCTGTTGTATTGCGCGACCTCGCTGCCCGACGTGCGAGAGGACGGCTACCCCGAGGCCATGCGCATGGAGTTGGACCGCCTGATCCGTGCCGCCGGCGGGCGTACGTTGGCGCTGTTCACCAGCCACCGGGCGATGATCGCGGCCCACGATGAACTCGCACCCGGCCTGCCGTTCCCGGTGCTCCGCCAGGGTCAGCATTCCAAGGCGGTGCTCGTACGTCGCTTCAGCGAGGACGAGCCCACCTGCCTGTTCGCCACGATGGGCTACTGGCAGGGCATCGACGTGCCGGGGCCCACGCTGTCGCTGGTGACGATCGATCGGTTGCCGTTCGCCCGCCCCGACGACCCGCTGCTGGACGCCCGCCGGGAGCGGGCCGGGTCATCGGCGTTTAAGACGATCGACGTGCCTCGCGCTGCGACGCTGCTCGCCCAGGGCACCGGCCGCCTGATTCGCTCAATCAACGACCGAGGCGTCGTCGTCGTGTTCGACAAGCGTCTGGCCACCGCCAGGAGCTATCGCTGGGACCTGATTACGGCACTTCCGCCGATGCGACGCACCAAGGACCGCGCCGAGGTCATCAACCACCTCCGTGAGATCCGCGACGGTGCCACCTGACCTCCGTTTCATTTCCACCATTCAGTTGGGTTCGGGCCGGGCTGCGGCTGCGTATCGGGTTGCCGGTGGGCAGACAATCCTTGTACTTGCCGCGCAGGTCTCCCACCGGATCGTCTGAAAGGGGTCGCATGACGACACGATCGCCCAAATCGATAACGACCACGCGATCCGCGTTCCACCGAGACCGGGTCGCCGCCGGAATCGAGACCTGCCCGTTCCCGGTGACGTTCATGATCGAAGTTGAATTCATGCAAGCGGCCTCGTCACGCGCCGAGGTAGGTCGATTCGAAGTCATCGAGCGTCGGGGGGGTCGTGCCGTCGATACCGGCGCCGAGGCGGTCGAGATACCAGCCCCAACCGGCGCCCATGTCCGTCGCCAGGTCCGGATCGATGTCCTGCTGGACAAAGGTCAGGGTGGTCGCCCCGTCCGACCCGTTCAACTCGATGTCCAAGCGCCAGCGGACGTCGGCCTCACCGAAGGTGAGCGACAGCCTCCTGGGAGCGTCGCATTCGGTGATGTCATAGCGGGCCGGGGCGACCTCCTCGGCTTCGGCGTTCATGGTGACCATCACCGACCCCGACTCCGGGTCGCCGGTCCAGGTTCCGTACCACCGAGCAAGGCGATCGGACTGCGTGATCGCCGCCCAGACGTCATCCATGCCGGCGGCATAGGTTCGGCGGAGGACAAGGTTGCCCTCCTCGAGTTGTGCCCTGGTGATCATGGCCTGTGCCCCTTCGTTGTCGATGACGATGATTGGACTTGTGCGTTTGGCGCTGCGCCGGTGTCGGGCGGTAGGACGCGTTGGTCGTCCGCGACTCGGAAAGGGCGCTACAGGCGACGGGGCGACGGGGCGACGGGCCTGCTCAATAGCCCAGCTTGTCGAGCTCGGCATCCTTGCGTTGCCAGTCCCGGTTGACCTTCACCTTCAGCTCCAGGTGGGTGCCCTCGGGCAGCAGCCTGCGGGCGCCAATGCCGGCCCGCTTGAGGTTCTCTCCGCCCTGGCCGATCACCATGCCCTTCTGGCTGATGCGCTCGACGAGGATCTCCACCTCGACGTAGGGCCAGTTCAGCTCGACACAGCGGGTGGCGATGGAGTGCGGCAACTCCTCACGGGCGGTGGCCAACAGCTGCTCACGCACCAGCTCGGCCACCCAGAAGCCCTCGGTCGAGTCGCGCACCTGATCCTCCGGATACCACAGAGGACCGGGGGGAAGGAGCCCGATGAGATACTCGGTCAGCTCGGGCACACCCTTGTTGGTTCGGGCCGAGATGGGAAAGATCTCGACCGCCCCCTTCTCGAAGCGCTTCGCCAACGCGGCTGCGTTCTTGATGGCCGCCAACACCTGCTCCTGGGGCAGGCGGTCGATCTTGTTGATGGCCACGATCACGTCGTCGGGCATGGCCGCCATCAGCCGGGCGTCACCCGGGCCCCCAACCCCCTTGGATGCGTCCACCACCAAGACGGTGGCATCGGTGTCCTCCCTGGCCTCGGTGGCGGTGCGGTTCAGGCGCTTCCCCATGGCGGTCTTGGGCTTGTGCACACCAGGCGTGTCCACCAACACCAGTTGGGCGTCGACCCGGGTGAGCATGCCCCGAATCTCGTGGCGCGTGGTCTGGGGCCGTGGCGACACGATCGTGACCTTCTGACCCACGATCGCGTTGGTCAGCGACGACTTGCCCACGTTGGGGCGCCCCGCCAGCGCGACGAAGCCCGAGCGCATTTCCGCAGGCTGATCGGTGTCGTGGTCAGGCATCGTGTTGGTTCCGTTCATCGTTGTGGTGTCCATTGCCGTCGGTTTCGGTCTCGTCCGGGGCCTCCGCCAACACCCACATGATCCGCCGTCCACGCATTTCCTGCACCGTGAGTCGAAGCTCACCGGCGAGCACCTCGTCGCCGACGACGGACGGCCGGCCCAGCTGCTCGACGATGAGCCCGCCCACCGACTCCCAGTCGCCCTCGGGTAGAGCCTCTTCGGGATGATCCGAGAGAAAGGTCTCCAAATACTCGTTGGCGTCGTCAATGCTGAGCGAGCCCCGCAACATCACCGAGCCGTCATCGCGACGGCGGGCGAGGGGTTCGAGGCGGTCGGTCTCGTCCTCGATATCACCCACCAGTTCCTCCAACAGGTCTTCCATGGTGACCAGGCCGGAAGTACCCCCATGCTCGTCAAAAACGATCGCCATGTGGGTGCGGGCCTGCCGCATTTGGGGTAACACCCGGTTGCCTGCAATCAGCTCCGGAACCAGGAGCGCCGGCGCCGCTACCGATGACACCGAGTCGCCGCCCCGACCTTCGCGTACCCGTCGCATCGCATCCTTGATGTTCATGACGGTGGCGATGTTGTCGGCGTCGCCGTCGTGGACCGGTAGGCGGGTCAACCCACGGCGCAACGCGAGGTCGATTGCCTCATCCAGCGAGGTGTCGCCCGCCACGGTCACCATCTCGGGGCGGGGCACCATGACCTCGCGCACCAGGGTGTCACCAAAGTCCAACACCGACTCGATCATGTCGCGTTCGTGCTCCTCGATGACGTCGGCTTCCAGCGCCTCGGTGGCGAAGTGCACGATCTCCTCATCGGAGAGATACGGACCCTCACGCCGACCCTTGCCCGGAAGCACCACGTTGCTCATGCCGATCAGTGACCTGGACAGCCATCGCAGCGGGGGAAAGCCCGCCAGCGCCTCCACCAGCGGGGCGGCAAGCAGCGCCGAGGAGGGATGCTCGAGCGCCCAGGTCTTGGGTGCCGCCTCGGCCAGTACGAACACCAGCACCACGTTCAGCAGCGAAGCCGCCACCAATCCACCGGGTCCAAACAAGCGGGCGCCAAGCACCCCGACGAGCGTGGCCTCAATCAGCTGCAGCATCAACAGCAGCAACAACATGACGTTGACGTAGCGCTCGGGCGCCGAGGCCAGTCGAAGCAGGCGCTCGGCCCGGGGGCCGCCGAGCTGATCCACCATGGCCGCCGCCCGGGCACGACTGGTGCGGCCGATGGCCGTTTCCGCCCACGCCAGCACCGAGATGCTCACGATGAGCATCCCGACCGACGTGACGAGCAGCCAATCGCCGGTACCGACGGACATCGCCATCATCGGCGATGCTCGGTTTCGATGGCCCCGGCGGCCCACGGGTCGGCCGCCAACGGGCCCCACCACCCGGCCAGCAGCGCCCGCTCCTTTGCCACCATGGCCGCTGCCTCCTCGGCCTCGGCGTGATCGTGGCCCACCAGGTGCAGCCCGGCGTGTACCACGAGTAGCGCCAGTTCATCCGCCGGACTCCCGGCATGACCGTCAGCCTGCGACGCGGCCACCTCCGGGGCGATCACCACGTCGCCGACCATGCGGAGAGGCGCGGTGTCAGACTCCGCTGCGGCCTCCGCCGACGTGTCCGGCCACCCGTCCCCGCTCACTGAATCGTCCGGGAACGGGTCCAGCGGGAAGCTCAGCACGTCGGTGGGCCCCTCACCTCCGAGATGTTCGGCGTTGAGGACCGCGATCGTGTCCGGATCGACCAGGGTGAGGTCGACACGGGCTGGACCTGGCACGCCTGCGTCGTTCAGCGTTGCAACCAACAGCTCGGCCAGGCGATGAGCTTCCACCGGCAACGGGGTCGAATCAGCCCGTTGATCCTGAATCTCGACGCGGATGGCGGCCGACCACGCAGCGCCGGAACCACGGTCAGCCGCGTCGATCACGTGCCCCCTGGGCCGGGGGCTGCTGGGTTGGGGAAGGAGCCTGCGCGCGTGCATCGGCGCGCTCGTAGGCGTCGACGATCTCGGCCACGATGCGGTGGCGAACCACGTCCCGCCGAGTGAGCTCAACAAACGCCAACCCGTCAATGTCGGTCAGCACGTCGGCCAACCCGTCCAAGCCGGACCGCCCGGTGGCCACGTCCTTCTGGGTGCGGTCACCGGTGATGACCGCCTTCGACCCAAATCCGATGCGGGTCAGAAACATCTTCATCTGCTCGGGCGTGGTGTTCTGTGCCTCGTCCAGGATGATGAAGCTGGAGTTCAGCGTGCGGCCCCTCATGAACGCCAGCGGCGCCACCTCCACCGTGCCCCGCTCCAGCAGACGGGCCGCCCCCTCGGCACCCACCATGTCGTGCAAGGCGTCGTACAGGGGACGCAGGTAGGGGTCGACCTTGGCCATCAGATCACCGGGGAGGAAGCCCAGCCGCTCCCCTGCCTCCACCGCCGGACGGGTCAACACGATGCGGTCCACCACCTTGGCCTGCAAGGCCTGCACGGCGGTGGCCACTGCCAGCCACGACTTGCCCGTACCGGCCGGTCCGATGCCAAAGGTGACCAGGTTGTTGGATATGGCGTCGACGTAACGCTTCTGGCCGGCCGTCTTGGGCCGCACATTGCCGCCCACGTTGCGGCGCAGCACGGTGGAGGTCAACACCTTCGACGGCGCCTCGTCGGCACGCACCATGTCGATGGTGCGCCGCACCACCCCGGTATCGATGCGCTGCCCGGCCTCGGCCACCACCAACAACTCCTCGAACAACCGTGCCACGTTGACGGCTTCGGGCCCCCTCGCAGACACCTCGTTGCCCCGCACGTGCACCGCCGTCCCGGCAAATGCCTGCTCGATCACGTCGAGAAACTCGTCCGCCGGGCCCAACAGTGTGCCCATCAGGTGGTTGGCGGGTATCCGCATCACGGCCTCGCCTGTCGCGCCGGGCGCGTCGAGGGAGCCGCCCGTCGTGAGCGTCGTGCCTGGGACCTGAGGGGATGTGGTTGGTTGCGGCTCGGTCATAGACCCAGGTTCTTCGTGGTCGGTGCTGCGTTTGTGGTGAGGCCAGCATAGATGCGCCCTCGAACATGGGATCACCGAGTATCACCGCGATGGCGGAAACCGTGGCCCGACCCAACTCTCGGGGGCGGGGTCGGATCCCGGCGCCGGCCCGGCCGGGACGTTGACACGGGCCGCTGCGGTATGCAGCATGATCCCATGGACGACGTCCCCGATCCGGTGGAGACAGCCTTGTCCGAACGGAGGGCACGGCGTCAGGAGCAGTTGCGTCTCGATTCGTCGGTCGACCTGCTGGGTCGGGGTCGCGATGCCGCCGAGCGCCGCCTGGCGGTGCGTGCCCATCTGGCGGCCGGGACCGTCATCGCAGGTGTGGCGGTGGCCGCCGACCGTTGGACCTTGACGTTGGAATCGCCGGCCGGGGCCGGACCGCTGCGACACACCCGGGTCCTATACACCGGCCTGGTTCGCCTTGCGGTACGCGATGGTGGGCGCCCGGGGGCGCAGTCCCCACCCGGCGGGCAGCAGGACCCCGACGATGCCTCACCCCTGCGAGCGTGGCTGTCCCAGGTGTCGACCAGTCGTGCGACGATTCAACTCTGGACCAGCGACGGCGGCGACCTTGTCGGGATCGCCACCACGGTGAGCGACCACCTGGTGGGCATCACGTCGACACGAGGTCCGGGTTTTGATCGCGGCGAATCGGTGCGCTCCTGGAGCGAGTGGGTCAACCTGGCCGACGTCGTGGCCTTCAGCGACCTGGGTTGACCCGGCGCCGGGCACACGGACTCGGCGTTGGCCGGTAGCGTGCGCAGATCACCCCACCCCCTGCTGACCCTTCCGAAGATCGCCCGGTCGAACCTCAACAGCCGGAGCATCACCCACTCGAGGACCACCCGCCAATTGCCCCGTTCAGCCGAGGGGCGCTGATTGGCGTCTTCGTGGCCATCGGACTGATGATCGCCGCCAACAACATCGGGACGATCAACCTGGCGCGCTGGGTGGACACTCGGCCTGTGCTGCTGCTGGCGTTCAACTCGACCAACAAGATCCTGCTGACCGTGGCAGGACGGATTCCAGAATGGCTGTTCTTTACCGTGCCGTTGTTGCGCCTGTTGGCGCCCGACCCGCTGTTTTACGCATTGGGCGCCCGCTACCGAAACCAGGCGGTTCGTTGGGGCACCGACCTGTACCCGGGCGCCAAAGACTGGCTCACCGAGCTGACCAGCGGAGCCAACCCAAGCGCCCATCGCAGCCTGGCGGTGCTCACCTTCATCGCCCCCAACAACCCGGTGTGCCTTGCCGCCGGGGTGATCCGCATGCCGCCGAGGCTGTTCTGGACGCTCAACATCGCCGGCACGCTCACCCGCCTCGCGCTGATCCGCCTCATGGCGGCCGTGTTCGCCGACCAGCTCGACAAGGTGGTGGACGCAATCGTCAGGTATCAGAGTTGGTTCACGCGCATCATGTTGGTGGTGCTGGCGGTGTACACGGTGGTGCAGGTGAAGCGGCTGGCCGGCAGCGCCGAGGACCTGAAGCCGGGTTCGGACCCGTCAGCGGGCTGACCGACCACAGCTCGGTGGGTTGACCGCTACAGGTCGAGCAGCGTGTCCAGGCCCACCGTGAGGCCGGGATGGTCGCCGATGGCCTTGGCGGCCAGCACCACGCCAGGCATGAAGCTGGTGCGGTCGTAGCTGTCGTGACGGATGGTGAGCGTCTGGCCGGTGGTGCCCAACAGCACCTCCTGGTGGGCCACCATGCCCCGCATCCGCACCGAGTGGATGCGGACGCCCGGGTAGGCCTCGCCTCCGCGAGCGCCCTCGACCACCGTGGTGCGGGTGGGATCCTCCGCCCAGTCCGACGACGCATCGGCGATCCGCTCGGCGGTCAACATGGCCGTGCCCGACGGGGCATCCACCTTGTTGTCATGGTGGTACTCGATCACCTCGGCGGTCTCGAAGTACGGGGCGGCATCGGCGGCCAGGCGCATCATCAAGATGGCGCCGATGGCGAAGTTGGGTGCGATCACGCAGTTCGACCGGGTGAATCCGGCCCGAAACCGGGCGAGGTCGTCGTCGTCGAAGCCGGTGGTGCCGACCACGGCATGAATGCCGGCGTCGGCAAGCCACGCCAGATTGGCCTTGGCGGCCTCCAGGTGAGTGAAGTCGACCGCCACCTCGGCACCGGCATCGGCAAGCGCATCTGCGTCGTGGGCCACCTGCAACCCGCCCGCCTCCGGACCTGCCACCGCGGAGAGGTCCAAGCCTGCGTGGAGGGGGTCGACCGCAGCGACCAGTTCCAGGTCGGGGTCGGCCGCCACGGCCCGACACACCGTGGCCCCCATGCGGCCACCGGCCCCGAACACACCTACACGTATCGACATGGTTCCCACGGTACTTCCCCTCGGTGTGGCGGTATCATCGTCGCCGATGATCATCACCCGCACGCCCCTCCGCATCTCCTTGGGCGGCGGTGGAACCGACCTTCCCAGCTACTACCGGCAGCGGGGCGGACGGCTGGTGTCGGCGGCCATCAACCGTTACGTGTACATCTCGATCAATCCCACGTTCACTGACGACTACCTGTTGAAGTACTCGACCATCGAGCGGGTGGAGGACATCGCGTACATCGACCACGACATCCTGCGCACCGCGCTGGGGCTCCATCAGATTCCGCCGGGTGTCGAGATCGTCTCGATGGCCGACATTCCCGCCGGTACCGGTCTGGGCTCTTCCGGGTCGTTCACCGTGGGATTGTTGCGGGCCTTGTACGCGCACCGTCACGAAGCCGTGTTGACCGATGCGCTGGCCGAGCAGGCCTGTGCCATCGAGATCGATCACCTCAAGGGGCCGGTCGGCAAGCAGGACCAGTACATCGCCGCCTACGGGGGGGTCACCTCGTTTGACTTCCACCCCGACGACAGCGTCGATGCCCGGCGCCTTGGGGTCAGCGACGACACGCTTGGCGATCTGGAGGAGCACCTGCTGCTGTTCTTCACCGGCTACTCACGGGCCGCTTCGGCCATGCTGGCCGACCAGGACCGCCGCACCGTGGAGGCGGACGAAAAGATGCTGGCCAATCTCGACCACACCAAAGCCCTGGGTGATGAGATCTCCGAGGCGCTGCTCAGCGGCAACACCGCCGCCTTTGGAGAGCTGATGCATGAGCACTGGGAGGCCAAGCGGGCCCGCACGTCTGGGATGTCCAACGCCGACATCGATCATCACTACGAGACCGCTCGAGCTGCAGGCGCACTGGGCGGCAAGGTGGTCGGGGCGGGTGCAGGCGGATTTCTTCTGGTGTATGCGCCCGAGCCCAACCGGGTTCGTCGGGCGATGCGGGCCGAGGGTCTGGGGGAACTCCGATTTCGGTTTGATCACCTGGGGTGCACCGTCCTGACGGCCGGTTGATGCCGAGCAGGGCGGGAGGAACATGACCGATCGATCGGAAACGTTGCTCCCAAGCCAAACGCGTGGCAACAGGGTGAACCGCCGACAATGCGTGATTCTCTCCGGCGGGCTGGGCACCCGGCTCGGCGACCTTGGGCGTTCGCGCCCAAAACACCTGGTGGACGTGCTCGGCCGACCCTTTGCTCATCGCCAACTGGAGTGGCTGCGCACTCAAGGCGTCACCGACGTGGTGGAGTGCGTCGGACACCTGGGTGACGAGATTCGCGCCGAACTCGGCGATGGGTCAAGGTTCGGCCTCTCGATCACCTACAGCGATGACGGCGTCCAAGGCGCGACCTCGCCGCGGCCGGGAACCGGCGGGGCACTGGTGTTGGCGCATCGTCGCGGTCTGCTGCAGGAGAGGTTCTGCGTGCTGTACGGCGACAGCTGGCTTCGGCTTGACCTGGGCAGCCTGTGGGATGAAGCCGCTCGGAACGGAGCACCGGCGACCATGGCCATCATCGAGAACAGCAACGGCCGGGAGGCCTCGAATGTGTCGCTGGACGAGCATCGACTGCGCTACGCCAAGGGTCAGGGAGTCGCCCAGAACCAACCCGAACGAACACACATCGACTACGGCATCAGCGTGATCAGCCGTCATTTGATCGCCGGTCTGGACGACGGGACCGCGACGCCCCACCTGGACCTCGCCGACGCTGTGGCGGCCTGGTCGGCACGCGGTTTGGTGGCACCCTTCGAGGTCAGCCGCCCTTACGACGAGGTGGGTACGCCCGAGGGCATCGACCGCCTCGAGGCGGCGTTACTGGCGGGCGACCGCTGATCCTGTCAGCATCGTCATCACAATGAGCACCTCCACGCACCCGGCGCCGCCTCACACCGTGCAGCACCATCCCGACGACCCAGCGCTGGAGGTGTGGATTCCAGTCGATGACGTGGTCGAACCACAGGTGTCAATCGTCATTCCGGCCCTCAACGAGGCGATCACCATGGAGACCTTCGTCGCCTGGTGCCACCAGGGCCTTGCCGATGCCGGCGTCCG
Coding sequences:
- the dapB gene encoding 4-hydroxy-tetrahydrodipicolinate reductase, translated to MSIRVGVFGAGGRMGATVCRAVAADPDLELVAAVDPLHAGLDLSAVAGPEAGGLQVAHDADALADAGAEVAVDFTHLEAAKANLAWLADAGIHAVVGTTGFDDDDLARFRAGFTRSNCVIAPNFAIGAILMMRLAADAAPYFETAEVIEYHHDNKVDAPSGTAMLTAERIADASSDWAEDPTRTTVVEGARGGEAYPGVRIHSVRMRGMVAHQEVLLGTTGQTLTIRHDSYDRTSFMPGVVLAAKAIGDHPGLTVGLDTLLDL
- a CDS encoding SRPBCC domain-containing protein, which encodes MITRAQLEEGNLVLRRTYAAGMDDVWAAITQSDRLARWYGTWTGDPESGSVMVTMNAEAEEVAPARYDITECDAPRRLSLTFGEADVRWRLDIELNGSDGATTLTFVQQDIDPDLATDMGAGWGWYLDRLGAGIDGTTPPTLDDFESTYLGA
- a CDS encoding hemolysin family protein codes for the protein MAMSVGTGDWLLVTSVGMLIVSISVLAWAETAIGRTSRARAAAMVDQLGGPRAERLLRLASAPERYVNVMLLLLLMLQLIEATLVGVLGARLFGPGGLVAASLLNVVLVFVLAEAAPKTWALEHPSSALLAAPLVEALAGFPPLRWLSRSLIGMSNVVLPGKGRREGPYLSDEEIVHFATEALEADVIEEHERDMIESVLDFGDTLVREVMVPRPEMVTVAGDTSLDEAIDLALRRGLTRLPVHDGDADNIATVMNIKDAMRRVREGRGGDSVSSVAAPALLVPELIAGNRVLPQMRQARTHMAIVFDEHGGTSGLVTMEDLLEELVGDIEDETDRLEPLARRRDDGSVMLRGSLSIDDANEYLETFLSDHPEEALPEGDWESVGGLIVEQLGRPSVVGDEVLAGELRLTVQEMRGRRIMWVLAEAPDETETDGNGHHNDERNQHDA
- a CDS encoding PhoH family protein, whose product is MTEPQPTTSPQVPGTTLTTGGSLDAPGATGEAVMRIPANHLMGTLLGPADEFLDVIEQAFAGTAVHVRGNEVSARGPEAVNVARLFEELLVVAEAGQRIDTGVVRRTIDMVRADEAPSKVLTSTVLRRNVGGNVRPKTAGQKRYVDAISNNLVTFGIGPAGTGKSWLAVATAVQALQAKVVDRIVLTRPAVEAGERLGFLPGDLMAKVDPYLRPLYDALHDMVGAEGAARLLERGTVEVAPLAFMRGRTLNSSFIILDEAQNTTPEQMKMFLTRIGFGSKAVITGDRTQKDVATGRSGLDGLADVLTDIDGLAFVELTRRDVVRHRIVAEIVDAYERADARAQAPSPTQQPPAQGARDRRG
- a CDS encoding sugar phosphate nucleotidyltransferase, translating into MTDRSETLLPSQTRGNRVNRRQCVILSGGLGTRLGDLGRSRPKHLVDVLGRPFAHRQLEWLRTQGVTDVVECVGHLGDEIRAELGDGSRFGLSITYSDDGVQGATSPRPGTGGALVLAHRRGLLQERFCVLYGDSWLRLDLGSLWDEAARNGAPATMAIIENSNGREASNVSLDEHRLRYAKGQGVAQNQPERTHIDYGISVISRHLIAGLDDGTATPHLDLADAVAAWSARGLVAPFEVSRPYDEVGTPEGIDRLEAALLAGDR
- the era gene encoding GTPase Era, translated to MNGTNTMPDHDTDQPAEMRSGFVALAGRPNVGKSSLTNAIVGQKVTIVSPRPQTTRHEIRGMLTRVDAQLVLVDTPGVHKPKTAMGKRLNRTATEAREDTDATVLVVDASKGVGGPGDARLMAAMPDDVIVAINKIDRLPQEQVLAAIKNAAALAKRFEKGAVEIFPISARTNKGVPELTEYLIGLLPPGPLWYPEDQVRDSTEGFWVAELVREQLLATAREELPHSIATRCVELNWPYVEVEILVERISQKGMVIGQGGENLKRAGIGARRLLPEGTHLELKVKVNRDWQRKDAELDKLGY
- the ybeY gene encoding rRNA maturation RNase YbeY; this encodes MIDAADRGSGAAWSAAIRVEIQDQRADSTPLPVEAHRLAELLVATLNDAGVPGPARVDLTLVDPDTIAVLNAEHLGGEGPTDVLSFPLDPFPDDSVSGDGWPDTSAEAAAESDTAPLRMVGDVVIAPEVAASQADGHAGSPADELALLVVHAGLHLVGHDHAEAEEAAAMVAKERALLAGWWGPLAADPWAAGAIETEHRR